The following DNA comes from Bacillota bacterium.
GGTGGCCATTTGGCCATGTTGAACCCAATGTCCGCGCCCGGGCCGCCGGACCGTGAGCGCGGTACCCGTCCGCGTCACGGCCAGAAGAAGAACCCCGGCAGGGGTTCTTCGCCTTCAGTGCCCCGGTTCCCCTTGGGGGTCCGGGGGCGTTAGCCCCCGGGGTGGCTTGTTGCTCTTGCCGCTAACCTTGCGCCTTCCACAACGCCCCACACGCCCCGCAACCCCGGCGGGGAATGTTGGACTATATCCCGCTCTTATTTCGCTGCTCCTGGACCACCTGGCGGCCCAGCGTCATTCTTCTGCCACCTGGCTTGAAACAAACATGCTTCTCAGTCTTTCATCTGCCAGCATGTACACTCCGCCGTTTTCTGCCAGCAGTACCGGCTTGCCTTTCGCGTTGTCAACTCTTACTTTTTCCCAGCCTTCCAGATTGACCATCAGCCACATTTCCAAAGTTTCAATCCCGCTGATTCGCCAAGATGCTTCTTCCGAACCTGTCTTTGTATAGCCGTAAAAGACTTCGTTCAATCCAAGTACTTCGCGCAGTTTCTTGTTCAGCACCTTAACCCCCCCCCCTTCCAACAAAATTCCTTTTGCCGCATTTTGGGCATATGCCCGTCACTTCCCCGCCCCGCTTCCCGAACATTGACCCGCAGCCCTTGCGCCACAAGGCTTTCCGGCCCCGTTTATTGTCCGCCGAATTGTCCGCCACATGCCCGTCAACTGTCCGCCGAATTGTCCGCCGCAAACCCGCAAACCCGCAAAAATCAAGGGTTCCTTGCGGAACCCTTTTGAAACTCTTGCCCGGCTCCCTTATTTTGTTAAAACCCTGGAACCCTTGGTATCGCTGGCTTTGTGGAAGGTAAATGGTCGGGATGACAGGATTTGAACCTGCGGCCTCACGGTCCCGAACCGTGCGCTCTAGCCAAACTGAGCTACATCCCGTTCGTCTTTCTTATCTTAGCGAAAACGAGCCCTAAAGTCAAGAATCTGCTTGCTCTTCAAGTTCCTCAAGCCGCGCCGCGATTCGGCGCGCCCAGGCCACCGGCAGTTCGGCCTTGATCTCCACCCCGTCCTCCCGGTGGTGTTCCGCCAGCACCAGGCCGTGTTCATGCGCCAGCGCCACCAACCGGGAGTGGCCGTAGGGGATCAGGAAACGCTCCCGCGTCCGCCGGGCGGACAGCGCGTCCGCAACGGCGGCCCTAAGGGCATCCAAACCGGTTCCGGTCGCGGCAGATACGGCCAGGTCGTTTCGCCCCAGGAGTTCTGGTTCCCCGGAGGCGACCAGGTCGGCTTTATTGAACACCATCAGCCGCGGCTTGCCGGCGGCGCCCAGTTCCTCGAGCACTCCGTCCACCGCTGTGATGTGGGACCGGTGGGCCGGGTGGCTCAGGTCGACCACGTGCAGCAAAAGGTCGGCCTCCACGACCTCTTCCAGAGTGGCCCGGAAGGCAGCCACCAGGTGGTGCGGCAGATGCCGGATAAACCCCACCGTGTCGGTGAGCACCACGACCTCGTTCGTCGGGAGGCGCAATTGCCGGCTGGTCGGGTCCAACGTGGCGAACAGGCGGTCTTCAACGAATACCCCCGCACCGGTGAGAGCGTTTAGAAGCGAGGACTTTCCGGCGTTGGTGTATCCCACCAGGGCCACCAGCGGCACTGGGACCGTCTGGCGGGCCTGCCGGAGCAGCTGCCGGTGCCGGCGGACCTCGGCGATCTCGCGCTGTAGGTCGGCGATCCGTTGGCGAATGCGGCGCCGGTCCGTTTCCAGTTTGGTTTCACCGGGACCCCGGGTGCCGATGCCGCCGCCCAGCCGTGAGAGTTCGGTGCCCCGGCCGGTCAGGCGCGGCAAAAAGTAGTTCAGCTGGGCGAGTTCCACCTGGAGTTTTCCTTCGCGGGTGCGGGCCCGGCTCGCAAAGATATCCAAGATGATCTGGGTGCGGTCGAGCACCCGCACACCGGTCGTATTCTCCAGGTTTCGGGCCTGGGCCGGAGACAGGTCCTGGTCAAAGATGAGGAGTTCCGCACCGGCGGCACTGCAAAGCGCCGCCAATTCCTCGGCCTTGCCGCGGCCGACAAAGTGCGCCGGGTCCGGGCGCGGCCTCCTCTGGACGACGGTGCCCGCCACTTCGGCCCCAGCCGTGGCAGCCAAACGCCCCAACTCAGCGAGGCTATCCCGCACCTCTTCCTGCGTCGCGTCCCCGAGTCCCACCCCTACCAGCACCGCTTTTTCCGCACCGGCGTCCGGAATTCCCGTCAACAGCCCACTCCTCTCCTTAGCAACCCAAGCACATTATAGCATCCGCCGGGAATCGGCCGCAAAAAAGTTGCGTGCCGGGCTAAAACACCGGTGAATCACTTGCATCGTCGGGTTAGAGGGATTTGCATCCGTTCTGTCGAAGACGGAATTATGAGAGAAATGTCAAGGGGAGTGCCTGGTTTATCGTGCAGTACATCAACGGAGCCCAGTTGCAGGAAGTGCTGATCGCGGGGGCGGCCCGCCTGGCCCGCATGCGCCAGGAAATCGACCGGTTGAACGTTTTCCCGGTACCCGACGGTGACACCGGCACCAACATGTACCTGACTTTCATGGGCGCGTTGCAGGAACTGGGTCAAACCAGCGACGAGTCAATCGGTGCCGTGACCGAGGCGATGGCCCGGGGTGCGCTTCTGGGAGCCCGCGGCAATTCCGGCGTGATCCTGTCGCAGATTCTGCAGGGTTTTTCCGCTGCCCTGGCCGGCAAGGACCAGGCCGGCGCCGCAGACATCGCCGAGGCTTTTGAGAAGGGGGTGGAATTCGCCTACCGGACGATAAGCGATCCGGTGGAGGGCACAATCCTTACCGTCGCGCGAAGCGCCACGGAAGCGGCCCGCGAATCGGCAGAGCGCAGCCCGGACATCCGCCGCTTAGGCCTCCAGATTTACCGGCGGGGTGCCGAAACCCTGACCCTGACCCCGGAACTCTTGCCGGTGCTGAAACAAGCCGGGGTGGTCGATGCGGGAGGCAAGGGACTTCTGGTCATTCTCGAGGGTATGCTCCACGTCTTCCGGCGCTTCCGGGAGGAGGAACTGCTCACTGCCCCGTTTGACTTCCTCACCGGTTCGGCGCAGAGTACCCCGCACTTGGAAGAGTTGGAGGATATCCGTTTCCTCTATTGCACCGAGTTTTTAGTGCGGGGTCCGGACCTGAAGAGTGATGAACTGCGAGCCGGCCTGCGCCATTTGGGCGACTGCCTGATGGTGGCCGGCAACGGGAACATGCTCAAGGTCCACATCCATTCCAACAACCCCGGGCGCGTGCTCGAGGAGGGTCTGCGCCACGGCACCCTGCACGAGGTGCATATCAACAACATGGCCGACCAGACCGCCGAACTCAAACAACCCAGGAAACCCCTGGCGCTGGTGGCGGTGGTCTCCGGCGAGGGACTGGCCAAGATCTTTGAAAGTCTCGGAACCGACGCTGTTGTGCCCGGACAGCAGACGATGAACCCGAGCACCGAGGAGATTCTGCGCGCTGTGGAGCGCGTTCCCGCGGACCGGGTACTCATTCTGCCGAATAACTCGAACATCATCCTGGCCGCCCAGCAGGCCCAGGCGCTGTCCAAGAAGGAAGTGCGCGTGGTGCCCAGCCGCACTGTGCCCCAGGGCCTGGCCGCCATGCTCTCCTTTGCGCTGGACGCGGACCTGGAGACGAACGCCTCCCGGATGGAAGCCGCTCTCGGAAATGTGCTGACCGGCGAGGTCACCCAGGCGGTGCGGGACGCGGCGATGGACGGGCAGGAAATCGCCGCGGGGGGTTGGCTCGGCATTGCCGAAGCGAACCTGGTCACCGGCGGCGGCCTGAGCGAGGTGACCGAGAAAGTGATCGGCGCACTGGTGGCTGCCGGCAGCCTGGTGACGCTATACCACGGCAAAGACGTGAGCACTGCTGAAGCCGAGGAAATAATCGCCGGGCTCCAAGCGGTCTTCCCCGGCGCCGAGTTCGAGCTGTACTACGGTGGACAACCCCTGTACCATTTCATTATTTCAGTGGAGTGATGAGCCTTGACGAAAAGCGTTCAAATTGTTACCGACAGCACCGCCGAC
Coding sequences within:
- the hflX gene encoding GTPase HflX, whose protein sequence is MTGIPDAGAEKAVLVGVGLGDATQEEVRDSLAELGRLAATAGAEVAGTVVQRRPRPDPAHFVGRGKAEELAALCSAAGAELLIFDQDLSPAQARNLENTTGVRVLDRTQIILDIFASRARTREGKLQVELAQLNYFLPRLTGRGTELSRLGGGIGTRGPGETKLETDRRRIRQRIADLQREIAEVRRHRQLLRQARQTVPVPLVALVGYTNAGKSSLLNALTGAGVFVEDRLFATLDPTSRQLRLPTNEVVVLTDTVGFIRHLPHHLVAAFRATLEEVVEADLLLHVVDLSHPAHRSHITAVDGVLEELGAAGKPRLMVFNKADLVASGEPELLGRNDLAVSAATGTGLDALRAAVADALSARRTRERFLIPYGHSRLVALAHEHGLVLAEHHREDGVEIKAELPVAWARRIAARLEELEEQADS
- a CDS encoding DAK2 domain-containing protein — translated: MQYINGAQLQEVLIAGAARLARMRQEIDRLNVFPVPDGDTGTNMYLTFMGALQELGQTSDESIGAVTEAMARGALLGARGNSGVILSQILQGFSAALAGKDQAGAADIAEAFEKGVEFAYRTISDPVEGTILTVARSATEAARESAERSPDIRRLGLQIYRRGAETLTLTPELLPVLKQAGVVDAGGKGLLVILEGMLHVFRRFREEELLTAPFDFLTGSAQSTPHLEELEDIRFLYCTEFLVRGPDLKSDELRAGLRHLGDCLMVAGNGNMLKVHIHSNNPGRVLEEGLRHGTLHEVHINNMADQTAELKQPRKPLALVAVVSGEGLAKIFESLGTDAVVPGQQTMNPSTEEILRAVERVPADRVLILPNNSNIILAAQQAQALSKKEVRVVPSRTVPQGLAAMLSFALDADLETNASRMEAALGNVLTGEVTQAVRDAAMDGQEIAAGGWLGIAEANLVTGGGLSEVTEKVIGALVAAGSLVTLYHGKDVSTAEAEEIIAGLQAVFPGAEFELYYGGQPLYHFIISVE